In Pseudanabaena sp. FACHB-2040, the genomic stretch TCGCATAATTGTCGAACTGCTCTCCAAGATCTCTAGGCGCAATCCCCAGTTCTCTAGCCTGTTGAATAAGCGGCCGACCAAACTTGAAACTGAATCTACGCATTTCGGTCTCTTCATCTACATCATCTGAGTTAAAGAGAAGATCGTTGTATATATCAAGTAGGTTTGAGAGAAAAATTTCCAGGGGTTTGTCATACAAGAAGAAATCAGCAGTGTGCCAATATCTCACACCATTTGCTTCACGCTGATAGCGTTCCAGGTTTTCGTCAGTGGGTTCAAGCATATATTGAGAGTCCATAAGCAGAGTTGAGCATAGTAACCACTTGGGCTTGCCATCAGAAATAATCTCAACCTGGTCGGTTGACGTCATTGATCGTTTCTAGCTTCCAGTCTTTGACCTCTAAGATGAACAGGCCCCGCCCTGGATGCAGAAGGAGAAATCGGGGTGGAGGTGCTCGGGTTCCACCGGCATGTCATACCAGAGGAGATAATCGTCTTCTAGCTTCTTCTCTAAGCGCTGGGCGAGTCGTCTTGCGCCTAGAGTCATACAGGAGGCACAGACGCTGTAAGAGGGGATGAGCGTTGCCATTAATACAGAGGATGCTTGATGAACTCAGCATGCCCGTCGAGTAGGAAATAGGTGATGGGAGTGAGCGTCTTTCCGGCTTAACCAGGGATCTGCATCAACTGCTCAGCCACATACTCCTGAAAAGCCTCTAACCCTCCCTTCTTATTCCACGCTTCTTGGAAAGATTCGAAGGAGGAGAATTCGTATGGCATGCTTTTCTGAATAGAGACATCGAACCCAAGGACCTCTTTGCGATGAGGGAGCTCTGCCCAATCGATCTCTGGCTTCCACCAAACGATCTTGACATAGCGGTGAAACCACCCTCCCTCTTCATAAGGCTCGTCGTCTAGAAACTCAACAACATGGGTGACCTTGGCGTGCTGAGTAAGGACCATCAAGTCGTTGGCTGCTGGCAATTCTGCCTTTTTATGTTTGAATCCTAATGGAAGAATGGTTAACCCATTTTTTTGAATTATGGGTTCCTTACAATCAGCAATTTCATTCAGTGAAACTGCCCAGTGGTGCGGCCAGCCCTTCTCTGGAGTGACGACTTTAATCCATTTCAGACGTGACAAGTCCATCTTTAGCTCCTTGTTAAAGTTGAAGTCTGAAGCGTCAGAAAAGTCCACCCTTAAATCCAGTGACAAGATATCCTCAATTCTTTTCAGCAAATCGTAGTTAACTGTACTGGCCTCCCCTTTTTCCAGCTTGTACCAGTAAGTAGGAGTGATATCTAGGCGTCTACATATCTCCAGCAAACTATGCCTAGAGGCTTTACGCGCTGCTAGTAGCCTATCTGAAAGGTCTGGAATATTTAGCTCTTGAACTCTTCTGACTCTCATTTAGCGTTGATTCCTGAAGCACCTTAAACCTCTAACTGAGACAACTATAAACAAATAGTTTATAGTTGTCAACAACTAGTAGTTTATAGTTTGGAGTGTATCCTTGAACTTGGATTTGCGATCGCAACGTCACCTTTCTCCAGAACACCCCAGCCAGTAGTCAGCAGAATTTCTCGATAACTGTTAATTCTATAAAGGTATTAAACCTTTATAGAATTAACAGTTATTTTTAGAAGACCTTAATCGTTGTATGGTTCATCCATTCGTGCGGGGTAGCCATGCTGAAAATTGCGATATGGAATTTGAAGGGTGGAACCGGGAAAAGCTGCACCACTCAAAACTTAGGGGCAGAACTTGCGGCTGCAAAGCTGAAGACAGCGCTGGTAGACCTTGACGGTCAGAGAACCCTTAGCTTCAGCCTCGGTATGGATGGGGCAGAACCGACCGTTTTGGATTGGTTACAGGGCAAAGCTGAACCGTTACCAACAGATCTTAAGAACTTGGCCCTAGTTCCCGGTGACATTGGCATGTTTCAGCTATCAGCTGATAAAGACTTAATAGCATCATCTCTTAAAGGTTTAATAGGTTTTGATGTTTGTTTAATGGACTGCCCACCTAGCCTAGGACTGGCGTCGGTACAAGCAGTTCTGAACGCTGATAGGGTACTCATGCCCACTTTGACTGAGCCAGCCTCACTCAAAGGCATCTCTGAGGCCGTTCAACTCATCCGTAACGAGCGTCCTGATATTCCCATCGAAGTTCTAAGGACACGGTACAAGTCGCGCCTAGTACTGAGCAGGGAGGCCGATGATTTACTCATAGAGGGAGCCGAAGATTTTGGGTACCGGCTGCTGCACACCACCATTCCAGAGAACATCGCGATCGCCGAGTCTGTAGCCCAGCAAGTACCAGTTAAGGAATACGACGGCAAATCTATCGGGGCTAATGCCTATAAATCGTTGGCCAGAGAAGTCAAAAAGATTTGGGGGTTAGGAAAATGAGCACAAAACCGAGACTCGGTGGCATGAAGCTAGGGCAATTTGGGGGAGTGCGATCGCAGTCTGCCCAAGAGGAGGGACAGGAAACCCAGCCAGCAGCAGAGCCAAAGCTAGAGGAGAGGCAGGAGATTCTCCCGCCGCCAATCGAGCCAGTAACACCTGCCGCAGCGGTGGCAACACCAGTGAAGCCAAAGGCAAAGGCTAAGCATAAGCCCCCAGACAAGCTAACCAACGTGAACATCAAGATTAACCGGAATCAGCAACGGTGGCTTCAAGATACGGCTCAGCAGATTAGGGACAACAACAGCAAGCCTGTACCTCCGGATCAGCGTGTCTACCCACAACACTTAATAGGGATTGCGATCGACCTGCTAAAAGCTCAAGACGTTGATTGGTCCGAAGTGCGCAATGCCGATGAGTTGCGAAATAGGTTAAATATTTAAAGGTATTAAACCTTTAAACTATTGTCATTGTTGTTGCCGCAGTTTGTCACGTTCTAGAAAGGCACAACCAGGCAAACTGTTACAGTTACTGCCAGAGGAACCGCCGCCACCGGTGCTTTTCTCAATCCGTTCAACTACATCACCGGAGCGACCTGCACCGTTCTCGCTAGCTCTGGCAAACTCGACCCAGAAGCCTCCCATGCCTTCCGCAGCGGACACAACATGGCACGGGGTTGAGCCACCTTGTTCACCTGCCCTGCTGATTCCACCAACCTTTCGTTGGGGGGCTCTGTTTGAGTCGTGTCCATGATTTGATCAGGGATCTCAGAGTCCTTATTACAAATCGTGGACACCGAGCCGGAAAACTTACGGCGCAATGCTTCTAGCAGTTTGACTCTAGTGGGATTTTGAGCGTCCTCAATACTCCAAAGCCGATTCCTCGATTGGGAGCGCTTACCGGGGCGAGCCGTGGCCACCGCCTTGAGCCCGAGCTTGCGAATCAGCTTGTTGGCAATCTCACAAGGGGTTTGCTCCGGCTTAACCTGCAGCTTCAGCCAGTAGTAGATTTCTTTTGCCCAGTAGAGCGCTGCCTTCTTGACGGCGATCGCTCTCGCATCGACGTTGCTCCATGAGGATCCATCGAGCAACGCCAGAACTCCCGTTTTGGCAATTAGGGTGGCCTTGATAAAGTTCTTCGGCAGCCGGTGGGGAGCCCTGATAGAGGCAGAGAGCACATTCGTGGCTGCCTGCCGGTCTTGCTCCTTAGCTGCATTGAGGTTCTCGGCGCGGGCCTGCATCAAAACGCCGCGTCGCATTGCGCCAAAGTCCTTAGTCAGGGCCTGGTAGACATCCTCGGGATCATCAAAGGTGACACCTGGGAACTCATCACGCCAGAGCACTTTATGGGCCATCATGCGCACGTCGTAGCTCGTGTCGTTGCCACCCAGGGCTTTGAATGCCCACTCGACATCCTGCTGGTCACTAGGCTGAAGCGCCGCGATTTCTTCGGCGTCAGAGCGCCACAGCTGCTCATCGATGGCTTTCCATAAGTCACAGGCCCTCTGGTCCTTGAGCACCTGCACAGTACGCACGGTGTGGCCGTCTGCCTCTAGCCTGGCAGCTAGGGCCTGCTGAGCAATCGACTTCTGCGCGCCGGTGACCGTTTTTGCGGCTGCCAGGTAATCAAGCACCGCGCTCTCAATGGTCAGCAGATGCTCTGATCTCTCACCACCTTGGGTCAGTTCCTGCAGGCCAAATACCCCAGAGATGCCCTCCAGGTTAGCCATCAGCCGCCGCTTAACTGCGCGGGGATTGGCCAGGCCTTCGTCGCCACCAGCCAGGATAAAGGGTGGGCAGAAAATGAACCGGGGCACTGAGGGCCGAAAGCGCCCCAGCATCTGCAGGTGAGTATCGGTACCAAGTGTGGGGAAGTAGGCCCACACCTGGCTGAAATAAGCATCCTCGGTCAATATGCCCCCTTGAATGCTGACCCCTGATTTTGCCGACGGCGAGAGAATCAGCACATCTGGCCTATGAACCTGCAGCCACTCGTCAGGGGCCTCGAAGAAGCTGTTGAACGCGCCCTGCTCATTAGTTTC encodes the following:
- a CDS encoding helix-turn-helix transcriptional regulator; this encodes MRVRRVQELNIPDLSDRLLAARKASRHSLLEICRRLDITPTYWYKLEKGEASTVNYDLLKRIEDILSLDLRVDFSDASDFNFNKELKMDLSRLKWIKVVTPEKGWPHHWAVSLNEIADCKEPIIQKNGLTILPLGFKHKKAELPAANDLMVLTQHAKVTHVVEFLDDEPYEEGGWFHRYVKIVWWKPEIDWAELPHRKEVLGFDVSIQKSMPYEFSSFESFQEAWNKKGGLEAFQEYVAEQLMQIPG
- a CDS encoding ParA family protein; translation: MLKIAIWNLKGGTGKSCTTQNLGAELAAAKLKTALVDLDGQRTLSFSLGMDGAEPTVLDWLQGKAEPLPTDLKNLALVPGDIGMFQLSADKDLIASSLKGLIGFDVCLMDCPPSLGLASVQAVLNADRVLMPTLTEPASLKGISEAVQLIRNERPDIPIEVLRTRYKSRLVLSREADDLLIEGAEDFGYRLLHTTIPENIAIAESVAQQVPVKEYDGKSIGANAYKSLAREVKKIWGLGK